One genomic segment of Rhizobium gallicum bv. gallicum R602sp includes these proteins:
- a CDS encoding antibiotic biosynthesis monooxygenase family protein: MNGAFYRVDKFAVPEEAREEFLINVLKTHEVLQAQEGFIRHTVLEQVSGPGEFNFVTIAEWENAETVERVKAAVQAAHRARNFDPQALFTRLGIRADIANYKPVAA; encoded by the coding sequence ATGAACGGCGCCTTTTATCGCGTGGACAAGTTTGCCGTGCCGGAGGAGGCACGCGAGGAGTTTCTGATCAATGTGTTGAAGACGCACGAGGTGCTGCAGGCCCAGGAAGGCTTCATCCGGCACACGGTACTCGAGCAGGTTTCGGGGCCGGGCGAATTCAATTTCGTGACGATTGCCGAATGGGAAAACGCCGAGACCGTCGAACGGGTAAAGGCCGCCGTCCAGGCGGCGCACCGCGCGCGAAACTTCGATCCGCAGGCGCTTTTCACGCGGCTCGGCATCCGCGCCGACATCGCCAATTACAAGCCGGTTGCAGCTTGA
- a CDS encoding MATE family efflux transporter has protein sequence MDAPIDVHRIAPQTDNHWGAHFRATLALGIPFIGAQLAQLGINTTDVMIVGRLGAENLAAMVLSAQFLFTILIFGSGFAIAVIPMVAQAYGRGDVVTVRRSMRMGLWMVTVYWLVMQPAFFYAEEILLAAGQKPEVAKLAHGYILIGHFGVLPGLLYNVVRALVSAIGKAAVVLNVTIAMLVMNAIFAYALVLGHFGFPAMGLEGAAIVSVAVQTAGFFFILAYVQMREETRRYEILVRFWRPDWHALWDVVRLGLPISVTILAEVSLFTVASLLMGYIGTIELAAHGIALQWASIAFMIPLGLSQAATVRVGIAHGQGDHSALVRASIAVMIIAAAISGIGGVLFAIMPEFLGSWFLDVTSPEAPQVLAYAGPLIVVAGLFQLVDGMQAVANGLLRGLKDARVPMIMALIAYWPIGFFLAWFFAFPMGFGGVGIWFGFLVGLAAAAVMLCARFYILVRHEGKMAGA, from the coding sequence ATGGACGCGCCGATCGACGTGCACAGGATTGCGCCGCAAACCGACAATCACTGGGGTGCGCATTTTCGCGCTACGCTAGCGCTCGGCATTCCGTTCATCGGCGCGCAGCTTGCCCAGCTTGGCATCAACACGACGGACGTGATGATCGTCGGCCGCCTCGGCGCCGAGAACCTGGCTGCAATGGTGCTGTCGGCGCAGTTTCTGTTCACGATCCTGATTTTCGGTTCGGGCTTTGCCATCGCGGTTATCCCGATGGTCGCGCAGGCTTACGGCCGGGGCGATGTCGTCACTGTTCGTCGCTCGATGCGCATGGGCCTTTGGATGGTCACAGTCTATTGGCTCGTCATGCAGCCGGCCTTCTTCTATGCCGAGGAGATATTGCTCGCCGCCGGCCAGAAGCCCGAAGTGGCAAAGCTTGCGCACGGCTATATCCTGATCGGCCATTTCGGCGTGCTGCCGGGGCTGCTTTACAATGTTGTGCGCGCGCTCGTCAGCGCGATCGGCAAGGCTGCCGTCGTCCTCAATGTGACCATTGCCATGCTGGTGATGAACGCGATCTTCGCCTACGCCCTCGTCCTCGGTCATTTCGGCTTTCCGGCAATGGGCCTTGAGGGCGCTGCGATCGTCTCGGTCGCAGTGCAGACTGCGGGGTTCTTCTTCATCCTCGCCTATGTGCAGATGAGGGAGGAGACGCGGCGTTACGAGATCCTGGTGCGTTTCTGGCGGCCGGATTGGCACGCGCTTTGGGACGTCGTTCGTCTCGGTCTGCCGATCAGCGTGACTATTCTTGCGGAAGTCAGCCTCTTTACAGTTGCCTCGCTGCTGATGGGTTACATCGGCACGATTGAGCTTGCGGCCCATGGCATTGCGCTCCAATGGGCATCGATTGCCTTCATGATCCCACTCGGTCTCTCGCAGGCCGCAACTGTCCGCGTCGGCATTGCGCACGGGCAGGGGGACCATTCCGCTCTGGTTCGCGCCTCCATCGCGGTAATGATCATCGCGGCGGCGATCTCGGGTATCGGTGGCGTGCTTTTTGCCATCATGCCCGAATTCCTCGGCAGCTGGTTCCTGGACGTCACTTCGCCGGAAGCGCCGCAGGTGCTGGCTTACGCCGGTCCGCTCATCGTCGTTGCCGGTCTCTTCCAGCTCGTCGACGGCATGCAGGCGGTTGCCAATGGTTTGCTGCGTGGCCTCAAGGATGCGCGTGTGCCGATGATCATGGCGCTGATTGCCTACTGGCCGATCGGATTCTTCCTCGCCTGGTTCTTCGCTTTCCCCATGGGCTTCGGCGGCGTCGGCATCTGGTTCGGTTTTCTCGTCGGCCTTGCGGCTGCCGCGGTCATGCTCTGCGCACGATTCTACATTCTCGTGCGTCACGAGGGCAAAATGGCCGGCGCCTGA
- a CDS encoding TCR/Tet family MFS transporter, which produces MLDPKFVRRGLFLVFLILFLDVIGIAIIMPVLPAYLEELTGGTISDAALDGGWLLVVYAGMLFLFSPLLGNLSDRFGRRPILLLSVLTFAIDNLICAVATSFWMLFIGRALAGFSGGSYATCSAYIADISNDGNRAKNFGLIGIAFGVGFTIGPVIGGLLGEFGPRVPFFGAAALSFLNFAAAYFLLPETLDAKHRRTFEWKRANPLGALKQMRNYPGIGWVGAVMFLFWLAHAVYPSVWSFVSTYRYGWSEGQIGLSLGIYGIGAAIVMGLVLPKIVPVLGEWKTAIVGLCFSAVGLTGYAFAWEGWVVYTVIILTVMENVADPPLRSIAAGKVPPSAQGELQGALTSLSSITTIAGPLIFTQMFGYFTGPHAPVTFAGAPYLLAAFFILSAALVFLAKVRTPKPSEALEAPAQ; this is translated from the coding sequence ATGCTTGATCCCAAATTCGTTCGCCGCGGCCTCTTCCTCGTTTTCCTGATCCTGTTTTTGGACGTGATCGGCATTGCGATCATCATGCCGGTCCTGCCCGCCTATCTTGAGGAACTGACCGGCGGAACCATTAGCGATGCCGCACTCGACGGCGGCTGGCTACTGGTCGTCTATGCCGGCATGCTGTTTTTGTTCTCGCCACTGCTTGGCAATCTCAGCGACCGTTTCGGCCGCCGTCCGATCTTGCTTCTCTCCGTGTTGACCTTCGCGATCGACAATCTGATCTGCGCGGTCGCCACCAGCTTCTGGATGCTTTTTATCGGCCGGGCGCTCGCAGGCTTCAGCGGCGGCAGCTACGCGACGTGTTCTGCCTATATCGCCGACATCAGCAATGACGGGAACCGCGCAAAGAATTTCGGCCTGATTGGCATCGCCTTCGGCGTCGGCTTCACCATCGGTCCGGTCATTGGCGGTTTGCTCGGCGAATTCGGCCCGCGTGTTCCATTCTTCGGCGCAGCAGCGCTTTCCTTCCTCAATTTCGCTGCGGCCTATTTCCTGTTGCCGGAAACGCTGGACGCCAAGCATCGGCGCACGTTCGAATGGAAGCGGGCCAATCCGCTGGGCGCGTTGAAGCAGATGCGCAATTATCCCGGCATTGGCTGGGTCGGCGCCGTCATGTTCCTCTTCTGGCTGGCACACGCCGTATATCCGTCCGTCTGGTCCTTCGTTTCGACCTATCGCTACGGCTGGAGCGAAGGCCAGATCGGCCTTTCGCTCGGGATCTACGGCATCGGCGCTGCGATCGTCATGGGGCTTGTGCTGCCAAAGATCGTGCCGGTGCTCGGTGAGTGGAAGACCGCCATCGTCGGCCTTTGTTTCTCTGCCGTCGGTCTGACGGGTTATGCTTTCGCCTGGGAGGGCTGGGTCGTCTACACGGTCATTATTCTGACGGTGATGGAAAATGTCGCCGATCCGCCGCTTCGCAGCATCGCCGCCGGCAAGGTGCCGCCATCCGCGCAGGGCGAATTGCAGGGAGCGCTGACCAGCCTCAGCAGCATTACGACGATCGCCGGCCCGCTGATCTTCACCCAGATGTTCGGCTATTTCACCGGGCCGCATGCTCCTGTGACCTTTGCCGGTGCTCCCTACCTGCTCGCCGCCTTCTTTATTCTGTCGGCGGCCCTGGTGTTCCTCGCGAAGGTCCGGACACCCAAACCTTCGGAAGCCTTGGAGGCGCCGGCGCAATGA